The following proteins come from a genomic window of Sorex araneus isolate mSorAra2 chromosome 1, mSorAra2.pri, whole genome shotgun sequence:
- the OTULIN gene encoding ubiquitin thioesterase otulin isoform X2 yields the protein MYRDADEIEKEKELLIQERGSSDLRLSIAPEMDIMDYCKKEWRGNTDKATCMKKGYEEVSQKFTSIRRVRGDNYCALRATLFQAMSHPSEPPTWLQDPELTLLPERLLSKYSWIKQWKLGLKLEGESEDLVDKIKESLSLLKKKWTSLAELSAVEARQTACDELFTNEVEEYKLYEALKFLMLNRAIELFEDREKGKEVPFFSVLLFARDTSNNPEQLLRNHLNHVGHTGGLEQVEMFLLAYAVHHSIQVYRLSKHNTEEFVTVYPTDPPEDWPTVTLIAEDDRHYNIPVRVCEETSL from the exons ATGTATCGTGATGCGGATGaaatagaaaaggagaaagaattacTAATACAGGAAAGGGGGTCATCAG ATCTCAGGTTGAGTATCGCTCCTGAAATGGATATCATGGACTACTGCAAAAAAGAATGGAGGGGAAATACAGATAAAGCAACATGTATGAAAAAG GGCTACGAGGAGGTGTCTCAAAAATTCACCTCCATCCGGCGAGTCCGAGGAGACAATTACTGTGCGCTGAGGGCCACACTCTTCCAAGCCATGAGCCACCCTTCGGAGCCGCCCACGTGGCTGCAGGACCCGGAGCTCACGCTG TTACCAGAAAGACTCCTCAGCAAATACAGCTGGATCAAGCAGTGGAAACTTGGACTGAAATTGGAAGGGGAGAGCGAGGACCTGGTTGATAAAATCAAGGAGTCCCTCTCTCTGCTAAAGAAGAAG TGGACAAGCTTGGCTGAACTGAGTGCTGTGGAAGCAAGGCAGACAGCTTGTGATGAACTGTTCACGAACGAAGTAGAGGAATATAAACTGTATGAAGCTTTAAAATTCCTAATGCTCAACAGAGCCATTGAACTCTTTGAggacagagagaagggaaaggaagtgcCATTTTTCTCTGTGCTTCTGTTTGCTCGGGATACGTCAAACAACCCTGAACAGCTGCTGAGGAACCATCTGAACCACGTGGGTCACACTGGAGGCCTTGAACAG gTGGAAATGTTCCTTCTCGCCTACGCTGTGCACCACAGCATCCAGGTGTACCGCCTGTCCAAGCACAACACCGAGGAGTTTGTCACCGTCTATCCCACGGACCCGCCCGAGGACTGGCCCACCGTGACCCTGATTGCTGAGGACGATCGGCACTACAACATCCCTGTCAGAGTGTGCGAGGAGACGAGTCTGTGA
- the OTULIN gene encoding ubiquitin thioesterase otulin isoform X1, which translates to MSQDDMPQPGAWRGAEAEAASPGPEGAGLGPPEPEEDMYRDADEIEKEKELLIQERGSSDLRLSIAPEMDIMDYCKKEWRGNTDKATCMKKGYEEVSQKFTSIRRVRGDNYCALRATLFQAMSHPSEPPTWLQDPELTLLPERLLSKYSWIKQWKLGLKLEGESEDLVDKIKESLSLLKKKWTSLAELSAVEARQTACDELFTNEVEEYKLYEALKFLMLNRAIELFEDREKGKEVPFFSVLLFARDTSNNPEQLLRNHLNHVGHTGGLEQVEMFLLAYAVHHSIQVYRLSKHNTEEFVTVYPTDPPEDWPTVTLIAEDDRHYNIPVRVCEETSL; encoded by the exons ATGAGTCAGGACGACATGCCGCAGCCCGGAGCGTGGCGGGGCGCCGAGGCCGAGGCCGCGTCTCCGGGCCCCGAGGGCGCGGGGCTGGGCCCGCCCGAGCC GGAGGAGGACATGTATCGTGATGCGGATGaaatagaaaaggagaaagaattacTAATACAGGAAAGGGGGTCATCAG ATCTCAGGTTGAGTATCGCTCCTGAAATGGATATCATGGACTACTGCAAAAAAGAATGGAGGGGAAATACAGATAAAGCAACATGTATGAAAAAG GGCTACGAGGAGGTGTCTCAAAAATTCACCTCCATCCGGCGAGTCCGAGGAGACAATTACTGTGCGCTGAGGGCCACACTCTTCCAAGCCATGAGCCACCCTTCGGAGCCGCCCACGTGGCTGCAGGACCCGGAGCTCACGCTG TTACCAGAAAGACTCCTCAGCAAATACAGCTGGATCAAGCAGTGGAAACTTGGACTGAAATTGGAAGGGGAGAGCGAGGACCTGGTTGATAAAATCAAGGAGTCCCTCTCTCTGCTAAAGAAGAAG TGGACAAGCTTGGCTGAACTGAGTGCTGTGGAAGCAAGGCAGACAGCTTGTGATGAACTGTTCACGAACGAAGTAGAGGAATATAAACTGTATGAAGCTTTAAAATTCCTAATGCTCAACAGAGCCATTGAACTCTTTGAggacagagagaagggaaaggaagtgcCATTTTTCTCTGTGCTTCTGTTTGCTCGGGATACGTCAAACAACCCTGAACAGCTGCTGAGGAACCATCTGAACCACGTGGGTCACACTGGAGGCCTTGAACAG gTGGAAATGTTCCTTCTCGCCTACGCTGTGCACCACAGCATCCAGGTGTACCGCCTGTCCAAGCACAACACCGAGGAGTTTGTCACCGTCTATCCCACGGACCCGCCCGAGGACTGGCCCACCGTGACCCTGATTGCTGAGGACGATCGGCACTACAACATCCCTGTCAGAGTGTGCGAGGAGACGAGTCTGTGA